The proteins below are encoded in one region of Sideroxydans lithotrophicus ES-1:
- a CDS encoding UvrD-helicase domain-containing protein produces MNSSLLSGLNPEQRAAVELPARSALILAGAGSGKTRVLTTRIAWLISTGQVSPHGILAVTFTNKAAKEMVTRLSAMLPINTRGMWIGTFHGLCNRMLRAHHREANLPQTFQILDSGDQLSAIKRLMKAMNVDDEKYPPREMQNFISGSKEQGLRAHEVEAYDPYTRRKVEVFAEYDAQCQREGVVDFSELLLRCYELLSRNQPLREHYQERFKHILVDEFQDTNPLQYRWLKLLAGQNNALFAVGDDDQSIYAFRGANVGNMQELLRDFQVENVIKLEQNYRSHGNILDAANALIQNNRNRLGKNLWTDADKGEQIRVYEAGTDVDEAAFLVEEIRQLNREGVRLSEMALLYRSNAQSRVLEHALVSAGLSYRVYGGLRFFERQEIKHALAYLRLMENTDDDNALLRIINFPTRGIGARSIEQLQEAAKQYNTTLWDAAARAGGKVTAFVGIIESLRSGTQNLPLPEIIEHVLQHSGLADHYKNETGAKKREAEERLENLNELITAATMFVHENEDDSLTAFLTHASLEAGEHQAGDSEDALHLMTVHAAKGLEFHTVFITGLEESLFPHQNSIDNGDLDEERRLMYVAITRARRRLYLTFAQSRMLHGQTHYGMASSFLRELPEELLHWITPRVSARKTFHTSSFETNSYVNAFAATPALEKAPPAPSSVWRIGQRVFHQKFGEGVVTDSEGGGNEGRVQVNFKRAGSKWLALEYAKLTAI; encoded by the coding sequence ATGAATTCATCCCTGCTTTCCGGTCTCAATCCCGAACAACGTGCCGCCGTCGAACTTCCTGCCCGATCCGCGCTGATCCTGGCCGGCGCGGGCAGCGGCAAGACGCGCGTATTGACCACGCGCATCGCCTGGCTCATCAGCACTGGGCAGGTTTCGCCGCACGGTATCCTCGCGGTGACCTTCACCAACAAAGCGGCCAAGGAGATGGTCACGCGCCTCTCCGCCATGCTGCCAATCAACACGCGCGGCATGTGGATAGGCACCTTCCACGGCTTGTGCAACCGCATGCTGCGCGCGCATCACCGCGAGGCCAACCTGCCGCAGACCTTCCAGATCCTCGATTCCGGTGACCAGCTTTCCGCCATCAAGCGCCTGATGAAGGCGATGAACGTCGACGATGAGAAGTATCCACCGCGCGAGATGCAGAATTTCATCAGTGGCAGCAAGGAGCAGGGCTTGCGCGCGCACGAGGTGGAAGCCTACGATCCCTACACGCGGCGCAAGGTCGAGGTGTTCGCTGAGTACGACGCGCAATGCCAGCGCGAAGGCGTGGTGGATTTTTCCGAACTGCTGCTGCGCTGCTACGAGCTGCTGTCGCGCAACCAACCGTTGCGCGAGCATTACCAGGAGCGTTTCAAGCACATCCTGGTGGACGAGTTCCAGGACACCAACCCGCTGCAATATCGCTGGCTAAAGTTGTTGGCCGGGCAGAACAATGCCTTGTTCGCCGTGGGTGACGACGACCAGTCGATCTACGCCTTCCGCGGCGCCAACGTCGGCAACATGCAGGAGCTGCTGCGCGACTTTCAAGTCGAGAACGTGATCAAGCTGGAACAGAACTACCGCTCGCACGGCAACATTCTCGATGCCGCCAACGCGCTCATTCAAAACAACCGCAACCGCCTCGGCAAGAACCTGTGGACCGATGCCGACAAAGGCGAACAGATCCGCGTGTATGAGGCCGGGACCGACGTGGATGAGGCCGCCTTCCTCGTCGAGGAGATCCGGCAACTCAATCGCGAAGGTGTGCGCTTGTCGGAGATGGCGCTGTTGTACCGCTCCAACGCACAGTCGCGCGTGCTGGAGCATGCGCTGGTGTCGGCGGGCTTGTCATATCGCGTCTATGGCGGCCTGCGCTTCTTCGAGCGGCAGGAGATCAAGCACGCGCTGGCCTACCTGCGGCTGATGGAGAACACCGACGACGACAATGCTCTATTGCGCATCATCAACTTCCCCACCCGCGGCATCGGCGCGCGCAGCATCGAGCAGTTGCAGGAAGCGGCCAAGCAATACAACACCACACTGTGGGATGCAGCGGCGCGGGCGGGCGGCAAGGTCACCGCCTTCGTCGGCATCATCGAATCGCTGCGCAGTGGCACGCAGAACCTGCCGCTGCCGGAGATCATCGAGCATGTGCTGCAGCACAGCGGGCTGGCGGATCACTACAAGAACGAGACCGGTGCCAAGAAACGCGAAGCAGAAGAACGGCTGGAGAACCTGAACGAACTGATCACCGCGGCGACCATGTTCGTGCACGAGAACGAGGATGACAGCCTCACTGCCTTCCTCACCCATGCCTCGCTGGAAGCGGGCGAGCACCAGGCCGGCGACAGCGAGGACGCGCTGCACCTGATGACGGTGCATGCCGCGAAAGGCCTGGAGTTCCACACCGTGTTCATCACCGGGCTGGAGGAAAGCCTGTTCCCGCACCAGAACAGCATCGACAACGGCGACCTCGACGAAGAACGTCGCCTGATGTACGTGGCGATCACCCGTGCGCGCCGCCGCCTCTACCTCACCTTCGCGCAGAGTCGCATGCTGCACGGGCAGACGCACTATGGCATGGCATCGAGTTTTCTGCGCGAGTTGCCCGAAGAGCTGCTGCACTGGATCACGCCGCGGGTGAGCGCGCGCAAGACCTTCCATACCAGCAGTTTCGAGACCAACAGCTATGTCAACGCGTTCGCCGCGACTCCGGCGTTGGAAAAAGCGCCGCCCGCGCCCAGTTCGGTGTGGCGCATCGGCCAGCGCGTGTTCCACCAGAAATTCGGCGAGGGCGTGGTAACGGACAGCGAAGGCGGCGGCAACGAAGGTCGCGTGCAGGTCAACTTCAAACGCGCGGGCAGCAAATGGCTCGCACTCGAATATGCCAAGCTTACCGCCATCTGA
- a CDS encoding LPS-assembly lipoprotein LptE, which translates to MMNAMRLLLLAAILSLTACGFHLRGSNIQDVTFAFKSLYLKVPAETPFVTDLRRALKTNKITLAQTADQADLVLEIVSEQSIKQIMSLSGTGRVQEYQLFYRISLRAYDNKQTNWLPADDISLSRIFPYDDTQVLAKQQEEATLYKDMRSDAVGQTIRRLLRAKPQLETQ; encoded by the coding sequence ATGATGAATGCGATGCGCCTGTTGCTGCTTGCCGCGATACTGTCGCTGACCGCTTGCGGCTTCCATCTGCGCGGCAGCAATATTCAGGACGTCACGTTCGCCTTCAAATCGCTGTATTTGAAAGTGCCGGCAGAAACTCCTTTCGTCACCGATCTGCGCCGCGCTTTGAAAACTAACAAGATCACGTTGGCGCAGACCGCCGATCAGGCAGACCTGGTACTTGAGATCGTCTCCGAGCAAAGTATCAAGCAGATCATGTCGCTATCCGGTACTGGCCGCGTACAGGAATATCAATTGTTCTACCGCATCTCTTTGCGGGCCTATGACAACAAACAGACAAACTGGCTGCCGGCAGACGATATTTCACTGTCGCGCATCTTCCCCTATGACGATACGCAAGTGCTAGCCAAACAGCAGGAAGAGGCCACGCTCTACAAAGACATGCGCAGCGATGCCGTGGGGCAGACCATACGACGCCTGCTAAGAGCCAAGCCGCAACTTGAGACGCAATGA
- the dsbD gene encoding protein-disulfide reductase DsbD, with protein MIRRLLLILLLCTATMAHASIFSFGSKKPTFLPADQAFSLEVHSIDQRTLIASFNVTPSYYLYRNKITFSTPDGKTRIASVTLPKGETKNDPNFGTLEVYHQSFQTEIVLENADAAKPLVLNASYQGCSDNGLCYPPIEKTFNVALAQTVSAAGPESISPAVPGNENTQIAKLFKNGSFWLIVSFFFGAGLLLSLTPCVFPMIPILSGIIVGRGHKITHMHAFFLSLAYVLGMAITYAIAGVAAGYSGNLISNALQTPWVLGSFAAVFVVLSLAMFGLYELQLPTALQSRLSDTSNKLHGGHISGVFAMGALSAIIMGPCVAAPLAGALLYISQTHDAVLGGVALFVLALGMGAPLLLIGTSAGALLPKAGAWMEAVKRFFGVLMLAMAIWIVSPVIAVSVQMMLWAALLIFSAIYLHALDPLPHNAHGLNKLGKGMGILALLLGVAYLIGALSGARDMLRPLGNIVHASAETPATLRFERVKGITGLDARITRAKGQTVMLDFYADWCVSCKEMERFTFSDSTVQAKLKNAVLLQADVTANDADDKALLQRFQIFGPPATLFFDAAGKELSDFRVTGYQDAPQFLQSLKNTGL; from the coding sequence ATGATACGTCGCTTACTATTGATACTGTTGTTGTGCACCGCGACCATGGCGCACGCAAGCATCTTCTCGTTCGGCAGCAAGAAGCCGACCTTCCTGCCGGCAGACCAGGCCTTCTCGCTGGAGGTCCATTCCATCGACCAGCGTACGCTGATCGCCAGCTTCAATGTCACACCCAGTTATTATCTGTACCGCAACAAGATCACCTTCAGCACCCCCGACGGCAAAACCAGGATCGCCAGCGTAACCCTGCCCAAAGGCGAGACCAAGAACGATCCTAATTTCGGTACGCTCGAGGTCTATCACCAATCCTTCCAGACCGAGATTGTGCTGGAGAATGCCGACGCCGCGAAACCGCTGGTGTTGAATGCCAGCTATCAGGGCTGCAGCGACAACGGCTTGTGCTATCCGCCGATTGAAAAGACGTTCAATGTCGCGCTTGCGCAGACTGTCAGCGCGGCCGGCCCGGAATCGATTTCGCCGGCCGTTCCCGGCAACGAGAACACCCAGATCGCCAAGCTGTTCAAGAACGGCAGCTTCTGGCTGATCGTATCGTTCTTCTTCGGCGCCGGCCTGCTGCTCTCGCTCACGCCTTGCGTATTCCCGATGATCCCCATCCTGTCCGGCATCATCGTCGGGCGCGGCCACAAGATCACCCATATGCACGCCTTCTTCCTGTCACTTGCCTATGTGCTGGGCATGGCGATCACCTATGCGATCGCCGGCGTGGCGGCAGGCTATTCTGGCAACCTCATCTCCAATGCGCTGCAAACGCCATGGGTATTGGGCAGCTTCGCCGCCGTATTCGTCGTGTTGTCGCTGGCCATGTTCGGACTCTATGAACTGCAACTGCCCACTGCCTTGCAAAGCAGGCTGTCCGACACCAGCAACAAACTGCATGGCGGACATATTTCCGGCGTGTTCGCCATGGGCGCATTGTCTGCCATCATCATGGGACCCTGTGTCGCCGCACCGCTGGCGGGCGCACTGTTATATATAAGTCAGACCCACGATGCGGTGCTGGGCGGCGTCGCGCTGTTCGTGCTAGCGCTGGGCATGGGCGCACCGCTGCTGCTGATCGGCACCTCAGCCGGCGCATTGTTGCCCAAGGCGGGCGCCTGGATGGAAGCGGTCAAGCGTTTCTTCGGCGTGCTGATGCTGGCAATGGCGATCTGGATCGTCTCGCCGGTGATCGCCGTGAGTGTACAGATGATGTTATGGGCGGCTTTGCTGATCTTCTCGGCCATCTACCTGCATGCGCTCGACCCGCTGCCGCACAATGCGCATGGATTGAACAAGCTGGGGAAAGGCATGGGCATACTCGCCCTCCTGCTCGGCGTGGCTTACCTCATTGGTGCGCTGTCAGGCGCGCGCGACATGCTGCGTCCGCTTGGCAACATCGTTCACGCCAGTGCTGAAACGCCTGCCACTTTGCGCTTCGAGCGGGTCAAAGGCATCACAGGGCTGGATGCGCGCATCACCCGGGCCAAGGGACAGACCGTGATGCTGGATTTCTATGCCGACTGGTGTGTCTCGTGCAAGGAGATGGAACGCTTCACCTTCAGCGATTCGACCGTGCAGGCGAAATTGAAGAACGCGGTGCTGTTGCAAGCCGATGTCACCGCCAACGACGCAGACGACAAGGCCCTACTGCAACGATTCCAGATCTTCGGCCCGCCTGCCACCCTGTTCTTCGATGCGGCTGGCAAGGAACTGTCCGACTTCCGCGTGACCGGCTATCAGGATGCACCCCAATTCCTGCAGTCTCTGAAAAATACCGGCCTTTAA
- a CDS encoding MEKHLA domain-containing protein, which yields MPSLPPSDAGLDARLRLIVSSYRQLTGKPLIADAPADMTALRDAMWHVPRAIVAHGTEDDPIFFYGNRLALQLFEMSFEEFARLPSRLSAEPLAQEARVKLLEKVSLQGYVDGYSGMRIAKSGRRFMIADTTVWNLVDEQGNHQGQAAVFVAQG from the coding sequence ATGCCAAGCTTACCGCCATCTGATGCCGGGCTGGATGCGCGCTTGCGTCTCATCGTTTCGAGCTACCGGCAGCTCACCGGCAAGCCGCTGATTGCCGATGCGCCGGCGGATATGACGGCATTGCGCGATGCTATGTGGCACGTGCCGCGCGCCATCGTTGCACACGGTACCGAGGACGACCCCATATTCTTCTATGGCAACCGACTGGCATTGCAACTGTTCGAGATGAGCTTCGAAGAATTCGCGCGCCTGCCCTCGCGCCTTTCTGCCGAGCCGCTGGCGCAGGAAGCGCGCGTGAAGCTGTTGGAGAAAGTCTCACTGCAAGGTTATGTGGATGGCTATTCCGGCATGCGCATCGCCAAGAGCGGCCGGCGTTTCATGATCGCGGACACCACGGTGTGGAACCTTGTCGATGAACAGGGAAATCATCAGGGACAGGCAGCCGTGTTTGTTGCGCAGGGATAG
- a CDS encoding phosphoribulokinase, with protein MSSKYPVIAVTGSSGAGTTTVKRAFENIFRREKISAAVVEGDSLHSLDRMAFRAAAAEAGKNGNPSFSHFGPEANHFDKIEEMFKTYGETGMCKRRYYVHSDVEADEHNKHFKLTDLKPGVFTPWEDIEKDTDLLFYEGLHGLVKDEAKGTDAARYVDLGIGVVPVVNLEWIQKIHRDKAERGYSAEATVDTILRRMPDYIKYITPQFSRTHINFQRVATVDTSNPFIARDIPTPDESFVVIRFRDPKGVDFPYMLNMIPNSFMSRANTLVVPGGKMSHSMEIILAPIMHDMIQNKKK; from the coding sequence ATGTCCAGCAAGTACCCAGTTATTGCCGTCACCGGCTCGTCCGGCGCAGGCACGACCACCGTCAAGCGCGCGTTTGAGAACATCTTCCGCCGTGAAAAGATCAGTGCTGCCGTCGTCGAAGGCGACAGCCTGCACAGTCTGGACCGCATGGCGTTCCGCGCCGCCGCCGCCGAAGCGGGCAAGAACGGCAATCCGTCGTTCAGCCATTTCGGTCCGGAAGCCAACCACTTCGACAAGATCGAAGAGATGTTCAAGACCTATGGCGAAACCGGCATGTGCAAACGCCGCTACTACGTGCATAGCGATGTCGAAGCGGACGAACACAACAAGCATTTCAAGCTGACCGACCTCAAGCCCGGCGTATTCACGCCGTGGGAAGACATCGAAAAAGACACCGACCTGCTGTTCTACGAAGGATTGCACGGCCTGGTCAAAGACGAAGCCAAGGGTACTGATGCAGCCAGATACGTCGATCTGGGCATCGGCGTTGTGCCGGTGGTCAACCTCGAGTGGATCCAGAAGATCCATCGCGACAAGGCCGAGCGCGGCTATTCCGCTGAAGCGACCGTGGATACCATCCTGCGCCGCATGCCGGACTACATCAAGTACATCACCCCGCAGTTCTCGCGCACCCACATCAACTTCCAGCGCGTGGCCACGGTGGACACTTCCAACCCTTTCATCGCCCGCGACATCCCGACGCCGGATGAAAGCTTCGTGGTCATCCGCTTCCGCGATCCCAAAGGCGTGGATTTCCCTTACATGCTCAACATGATCCCGAACTCGTTCATGTCCCGCGCCAACACCCTGGTGGTGCCCGGCGGCAAGATGAGCCATTCGATGGAGATCATCCTTGCTCCGATCATGCACGACATGATCCAGAACAAGAAGAAGTAA
- the leuS gene encoding leucine--tRNA ligase, whose protein sequence is MQQNYSPKDIEASAQQHWDQQQTFRAVQESGKPKYYCLSMFPYPSGKLHMGHVRNYTIGDVLTRWHKMRGYSVLQPMGWDAFGLPAENAAIQNKVPPAKWTYDNIAYMKKQLQSLGLGIDWTREIATCQPDYYKWNQWLFLRMLEKGIAYKKTQVVNWDPVDQTVLANEQVIDGRGWRTGALVEKREIPGYYFGITQYAEELLADLDKLPGWPERVKTMQANWIGKSHGVRFAFPHDIRAQGVPINEGKLWVYTTRADTIMGVTFVAVAAEHPLAAHAAKSNKDVAAFVEKCKHTSVMEADMATMEKEGVDTGLKVTHPLTGEQVAVWVGNYVLMGYGEGAVMAVPAHDERDFGFAKKYKLTIKQSISVAGKAFSTDAWQEWYADKEQGVCVNSGKYDGMNYQQAVDAIAADLKAKDLGDKQVQWRLRDWGVSRQRYWGCPIPIIHCDTCGSVPVPDDQLPVVLPEDCVPDGSGNPLLKRADFLNCTCPKCGKPAKRETDTMDTFVDSSWYYARYASGFKKDAMVDSETNQWMPVDQYIGGIEHAILHLLYSRFWSKVMRDLKLVNYDEPFANLLTQGMVLNHIYSRKTDKGGIRYFAPDEVEPIKDETGHITGAKCLSDGGAVDYQGIGTMSKSKLNGVDPQALIEQYGADTARLFMMFAAPPEQTLEWADSGVEGAHRFLKRLWAFAAEFDGIGKQVGDLANLSNDAKTLRREIHLALRQANYDLARFQFNTVVSAAMKMLNALEKSGKEATNRTVVGEALSILLRLLSPITPHIAHALWKDLDYGDDILTAQWPEPLEVALVQDEIELVIQVNGKLRGNLRVAANADKAAIEQLALAHEAVQKQLAGGTAKKVIVVPGRLVNVVI, encoded by the coding sequence ATGCAACAAAACTACTCGCCCAAAGACATCGAAGCCTCCGCCCAGCAACATTGGGACCAACAGCAGACCTTCCGCGCCGTGCAGGAATCCGGCAAGCCCAAGTATTACTGCCTGTCCATGTTCCCCTATCCTTCCGGCAAGCTGCACATGGGCCATGTGCGCAACTACACGATAGGCGACGTACTCACGCGCTGGCACAAGATGCGCGGCTACAGCGTGCTGCAACCCATGGGCTGGGACGCCTTCGGCCTGCCCGCCGAGAACGCAGCCATCCAGAACAAGGTGCCGCCTGCCAAGTGGACCTACGACAACATCGCCTACATGAAGAAGCAGCTGCAGTCGCTGGGGCTGGGCATAGACTGGACGCGCGAGATCGCCACCTGCCAGCCGGACTATTACAAATGGAACCAGTGGCTGTTCCTGCGCATGCTGGAAAAGGGCATCGCCTACAAGAAGACACAGGTGGTGAACTGGGATCCGGTGGACCAGACCGTGCTGGCCAACGAGCAGGTGATCGATGGCCGCGGCTGGCGCACCGGCGCGCTGGTGGAGAAGCGCGAGATCCCCGGCTACTACTTCGGCATCACCCAGTACGCGGAAGAGCTGCTGGCCGACCTCGACAAACTGCCGGGCTGGCCCGAGCGTGTGAAGACCATGCAGGCCAACTGGATAGGCAAGAGCCACGGCGTGCGCTTCGCCTTCCCGCATGACATTCGCGCACAAGGTGTTCCCATCAACGAAGGCAAACTGTGGGTCTATACCACGCGCGCTGACACCATCATGGGCGTCACCTTCGTCGCCGTCGCCGCCGAGCACCCGCTTGCCGCGCATGCCGCGAAGAGCAACAAGGACGTCGCCGCCTTCGTCGAGAAGTGCAAGCACACCTCGGTGATGGAGGCTGACATGGCCACCATGGAGAAGGAAGGTGTGGACACGGGCCTCAAGGTCACCCATCCGCTCACTGGTGAACAGGTAGCGGTCTGGGTCGGCAACTACGTGCTGATGGGATACGGCGAAGGTGCGGTGATGGCCGTGCCGGCGCATGATGAGCGCGATTTCGGGTTCGCAAAGAAGTACAAGCTGACTATCAAGCAAAGCATCAGCGTTGCAGGAAAGGCCTTCTCCACCGATGCATGGCAGGAGTGGTACGCCGACAAGGAACAGGGCGTGTGTGTCAATTCCGGCAAATATGATGGCATGAACTACCAGCAGGCCGTAGATGCCATCGCCGCCGACCTCAAAGCCAAGGACCTCGGCGACAAGCAAGTGCAATGGCGCCTGCGCGACTGGGGCGTGTCGCGCCAGCGTTACTGGGGCTGCCCAATCCCCATCATCCACTGCGATACCTGCGGTTCAGTACCGGTGCCGGACGACCAGTTGCCGGTGGTGCTGCCCGAGGATTGCGTGCCGGACGGTTCCGGCAATCCGCTGCTCAAGCGCGCCGACTTTTTGAATTGCACCTGCCCCAAATGCGGTAAACCCGCGAAGCGCGAGACCGATACCATGGACACCTTCGTGGACTCCTCCTGGTACTACGCACGTTACGCCAGCGGCTTCAAGAAAGACGCGATGGTCGACAGCGAGACCAACCAATGGATGCCAGTGGACCAGTACATCGGTGGCATCGAGCATGCGATCTTGCACCTGCTGTATTCGCGCTTCTGGAGCAAGGTGATGCGCGACCTCAAGCTGGTGAATTACGATGAGCCGTTCGCCAACCTGCTGACGCAGGGCATGGTGCTCAACCATATCTATTCACGCAAGACAGACAAGGGCGGCATCCGCTATTTCGCGCCCGACGAGGTGGAACCCATAAAGGACGAAACCGGACACATCACCGGGGCGAAATGCCTGTCAGACGGCGGTGCGGTGGACTATCAAGGCATAGGCACGATGTCCAAGTCCAAGCTCAATGGCGTCGACCCGCAGGCACTGATCGAACAGTACGGCGCGGACACTGCGCGTCTGTTCATGATGTTCGCCGCACCGCCGGAACAGACACTCGAATGGGCAGACTCGGGTGTGGAAGGTGCACACCGCTTTCTCAAGCGTTTGTGGGCGTTCGCTGCCGAGTTCGATGGCATCGGCAAACAGGTTGGCGATCTCGCGAATCTTTCCAATGACGCCAAGACCCTGCGCCGCGAAATCCATCTGGCTTTACGCCAGGCCAACTATGACCTCGCGCGTTTCCAGTTCAACACGGTGGTCTCAGCTGCGATGAAGATGCTCAACGCGCTGGAGAAATCCGGCAAGGAAGCTACCAACCGCACAGTAGTGGGCGAAGCGCTGTCCATCCTGCTGCGCCTGCTGTCGCCGATCACGCCGCACATCGCGCATGCCTTGTGGAAAGACCTCGACTACGGCGACGACATCCTGACTGCGCAATGGCCGGAACCGCTGGAAGTGGCGCTGGTGCAGGACGAGATCGAGCTGGTGATCCAGGTGAACGGCAAATTGCGCGGCAACCTGCGTGTGGCTGCGAATGCCGACAAGGCTGCCATCGAGCAGCTCGCGCTGGCGCACGAGGCCGTGCAAAAACAACTGGCAGGCGGAACGGCGAAGAAGGTCATCGTCGTGCCCGGCCGTCTGGTCAACGTGGTGATCTGA
- the holA gene encoding DNA polymerase III subunit delta, with protein sequence MRISTEDLSHHLSKGLGSLYVIHGEALLLAIEAADAIRAAAREAGYSEREVLIAEQGFKWAELCNSAQSMSLFSSRKVIDLRIPSGKPGVEGAQALQEHCEALDPDTLTLISLPRLDGTAMKSKWFTALEQHGTVIGADEVLLAALPAWIAARMKRQGQSADADTLSFLAQRVEGNLLAAFQEIQKLALLFPVGPLSFDQVKDSVMDVARYDVFKLSEAMLAGDAERYVRILEGLRAEGTATVLILWAVAEDIRTLAKVSRAVQQNGNLSGALRDARVWGIRQKLVERAVRRFTPFFAERALRQAAQIDKLVKGLRQGDVWDELLQLGVRCARAGTR encoded by the coding sequence ATGAGAATCTCGACCGAAGACCTGTCGCATCATCTTTCAAAAGGCCTGGGGTCGCTGTACGTCATCCACGGCGAGGCCCTGCTGCTTGCCATCGAAGCAGCCGATGCGATCCGCGCCGCCGCGCGCGAGGCGGGTTACAGTGAACGCGAAGTGCTGATCGCCGAGCAGGGCTTCAAGTGGGCGGAGTTGTGCAACAGCGCACAGAGCATGTCGCTGTTCTCCTCGCGCAAGGTGATCGACCTGCGCATTCCTTCCGGCAAGCCCGGAGTGGAAGGCGCCCAGGCGCTGCAGGAGCATTGCGAGGCCCTGGATCCGGACACGCTCACCCTGATCTCGCTGCCGCGCCTGGATGGCACAGCGATGAAAAGCAAATGGTTCACCGCGCTGGAACAGCACGGCACCGTCATCGGCGCCGACGAAGTTTTGCTCGCCGCTTTGCCTGCATGGATCGCCGCGAGGATGAAACGGCAGGGGCAGTCTGCCGATGCGGACACCCTGTCCTTCCTGGCGCAGCGTGTGGAAGGCAATCTGCTGGCGGCTTTCCAGGAGATACAGAAACTCGCATTATTGTTTCCGGTCGGACCGCTGTCCTTCGATCAGGTCAAGGATTCGGTCATGGATGTGGCGCGCTATGACGTGTTCAAGCTTTCCGAGGCGATGCTGGCAGGCGATGCGGAGCGCTACGTGCGCATCCTGGAAGGACTGCGCGCCGAAGGCACCGCGACGGTGCTGATCCTGTGGGCGGTGGCGGAAGACATCCGCACACTGGCAAAAGTGTCGCGCGCGGTGCAGCAGAACGGCAATCTCTCCGGCGCGCTGCGCGATGCGCGGGTATGGGGTATCCGGCAGAAACTGGTGGAACGCGCGGTGCGCCGTTTCACGCCGTTTTTCGCGGAGCGCGCCTTGCGCCAGGCCGCGCAGATCGACAAGCTGGTGAAAGGATTGCGCCAGGGCGACGTATGGGACGAGCTGTTGCAACTCGGCGTGCGCTGCGCGCGGGCGGGGACGCGATGA
- the cutA gene encoding divalent-cation tolerance protein CutA: MSAPEVVMVITNLPDRATAERIADTLVTDGVAACVNVLAECTSVYRWQGKLERASEVPMLIKTTRENYPKLEDVLRKLHPYEVPEIIALPVSAGWPDYLNWVVQETQTRKQT, translated from the coding sequence ATGAGTGCACCTGAAGTCGTCATGGTCATCACCAACCTGCCGGATCGCGCGACTGCGGAACGCATCGCCGATACGCTGGTCACAGACGGCGTCGCCGCTTGCGTGAACGTGCTGGCCGAATGCACCTCGGTCTATCGGTGGCAAGGCAAACTCGAACGCGCCAGCGAAGTGCCGATGCTGATCAAGACTACGCGGGAAAATTATCCTAAGCTGGAGGACGTGCTGCGTAAACTGCATCCTTATGAAGTGCCGGAGATCATCGCATTGCCTGTCAGTGCAGGATGGCCGGATTATTTGAACTGGGTCGTACAAGAAACCCAAACCAGGAAGCAAACATGA
- a CDS encoding carboxymuconolactone decarboxylase family protein has protein sequence MSTSYKALTQEISKELSRFRKEVSVPMAGFDAMAKSAMAEGVLSALNKELIATAIAVATRCEGCVGYHVRGLVKLGATREQVNEMLAVAVYMGGGPSLMYAAEVLHAFEEFQQQ, from the coding sequence ATGAGCACATCATACAAAGCACTCACGCAGGAGATCAGCAAGGAGCTTTCACGGTTTCGCAAAGAGGTATCCGTACCCATGGCGGGATTCGACGCGATGGCAAAATCCGCCATGGCAGAGGGCGTGCTGTCGGCATTAAACAAGGAACTGATCGCCACGGCGATCGCAGTGGCCACGCGCTGCGAAGGTTGCGTCGGCTATCACGTGCGTGGACTGGTAAAGCTGGGTGCGACGCGCGAACAGGTCAACGAGATGCTGGCAGTGGCGGTGTATATGGGCGGCGGCCCGTCGCTGATGTATGCGGCGGAAGTACTGCATGCCTTCGAGGAATTCCAGCAGCAGTGA
- a CDS encoding nucleotide pyrophosphohydrolase, which produces MAESDFDRIRKQVRQFVVERDWDQFHSPKNLSMALIVEAAELVEHFQWLTEEQSCNLSPEKLTEVEQELADIQVYLISLAEKLKLDIVAAVEKKLVLNAQKYPVEKARGNSKKYTEHKKT; this is translated from the coding sequence GTGGCAGAATCTGATTTTGACCGGATAAGGAAGCAGGTGCGCCAGTTCGTCGTCGAGCGCGACTGGGATCAGTTCCATTCGCCCAAGAACCTGTCCATGGCACTCATCGTCGAGGCCGCTGAACTGGTGGAGCACTTCCAGTGGCTGACCGAGGAGCAGAGCTGCAACCTGTCGCCGGAAAAACTCACCGAGGTCGAACAGGAGCTGGCGGATATCCAGGTCTACCTCATCAGCCTTGCGGAGAAGCTGAAGCTGGATATCGTCGCCGCCGTCGAGAAGAAGCTGGTGCTGAATGCGCAGAAATACCCGGTGGAAAAAGCGCGCGGGAATTCGAAAAAATATACTGAACACAAGAAAACCTGA